A genomic region of Spartobacteria bacterium contains the following coding sequences:
- the truB gene encoding tRNA pseudouridine(55) synthase TruB codes for MSYSNNSRRYGSAQAHGLSPYDGILLVDKPVDYTSHDVVAKIRSRFKLPKVGHGGTLDPQATGLLVLLLGKGTKLSQFVMGSDKVYEGTMRLGVETSTQDMEGEVIRESDPSAVTRAMLEAEFAKLTGDLMQMPPMVSAIKKNGVPLYKLARKGETIEREPRPVHVFEFRLKEFDPPVCSFLLHCTKGTYVRTICHDIGQALGCGCAMETLRRTSSGKMTLEKAVTMDVLDGLTREDLVDYIIPLAKAQVEFEL; via the coding sequence ATGAGTTATTCAAACAATAGTCGCCGTTATGGGTCTGCGCAGGCACATGGACTGAGTCCTTATGATGGGATTTTACTGGTAGATAAGCCCGTGGACTATACGTCGCACGATGTGGTGGCAAAGATTCGCTCCCGCTTTAAACTGCCTAAAGTCGGTCATGGCGGTACGCTGGATCCCCAGGCCACCGGACTGCTGGTTCTACTGCTGGGTAAAGGCACAAAGCTGTCGCAGTTTGTCATGGGCTCGGATAAGGTGTATGAGGGCACCATGCGTCTGGGCGTGGAAACGTCGACGCAGGATATGGAGGGTGAAGTGATCAGAGAGAGTGATCCTTCTGCGGTCACTCGCGCCATGCTCGAGGCAGAATTTGCTAAATTGACGGGGGATCTGATGCAGATGCCGCCGATGGTTTCCGCCATTAAGAAGAATGGTGTTCCTTTGTATAAACTGGCTCGGAAGGGCGAAACGATCGAACGGGAACCGCGCCCCGTTCACGTCTTTGAATTTCGGTTGAAAGAGTTTGATCCCCCCGTTTGTTCCTTTTTATTGCATTGTACAAAAGGAACCTACGTGCGCACTATTTGTCACGATATAGGTCAGGCACTGGGGTGCGGCTGTGCCATGGAAACGTTGCGCAGAACAAGCAGCGGAAAAATGACACTGGAAAAAGCGGTGACCATGGATGTGCTGGATGGACTGACCAGAGAAGATTTGGTGGATTACATCATTCCTCTGGCTAAGGCCCAGGTAGAGTTTGAGCTCTAA
- a CDS encoding translation initiation factor IF-2, which produces MKVYELAEEFDMVCGDLLEEIRELGIDSKTAQSNLTPKQVKKITVALFGDTMPDVMNKSKNATGSEPVAPAVDDIVVEPEEPEEPEEPSMTIVGAGPFTVKEFAEKMRMKPNKIIAELMMMNIFASINESIDFKIAGKIAAKHGFTVVKPEAPKPVAPKPEAPRPAMAKPAPAPKAQKTSAPAAPEVTQKAPEETRDASASEPVAKPEPVVVPKKKKKKKVKGDAASTPLGDREIVAPPIVTFMGHVDHGKTSLLDRIRNAKVASGEAGGITQHIGAYTIEYNEHPITFLDTPGHAAFTAMRARGANLTDIVVLVVAADDGVMPQTREAIQHAKAAGVTIIVALNKWDLIGVQRNKDRILTQLQSEGLMCEEWGGETAVIPVSAHTGDGLDDLLERMLLEAEMLELRADPGKSGEGFVVEAQMEPGMGPTASLLVRDGTLSVGDAIVCGASWGRIKSLINDRGIRVRKAGPSSAVKCLGLVNVPDAGAMFEVFKNDKDARRIAEERQAQERKEDLTPQKLSIDDWLGTTIDGTKELSVLLKADVKGSLEALISSLSDIKSDKVKVNFVLTGVGNVSNNDVLLAKASNAVILAFNVGQENGVMRLAKHEGVEIRQYSIIYEMIDEVRDVMVGMLDMEKREIIIGHAKVLQIFSVGKRSHVAGCMCIDGRIIPSARVRVKRDREAIFEGVIGSLKRFQNDANEVRETQECGIRVERFNDFSEGDILEFFIVEKIAQQL; this is translated from the coding sequence ATGAAAGTATATGAATTGGCAGAAGAGTTTGATATGGTATGCGGCGATCTCCTGGAGGAGATTCGTGAATTAGGTATTGATTCCAAGACCGCGCAATCCAATTTGACACCGAAGCAGGTGAAGAAAATAACGGTGGCATTATTTGGTGATACCATGCCCGATGTGATGAATAAGAGTAAAAATGCAACGGGTTCTGAGCCGGTGGCTCCGGCGGTGGATGACATCGTTGTGGAACCTGAGGAACCTGAGGAACCGGAAGAACCGTCGATGACCATTGTAGGTGCCGGGCCCTTCACCGTAAAAGAATTTGCCGAAAAAATGCGGATGAAACCCAATAAAATCATCGCTGAATTGATGATGATGAATATTTTTGCGTCGATTAATGAATCCATCGACTTCAAAATTGCGGGTAAAATTGCCGCAAAACATGGATTTACCGTCGTTAAACCTGAAGCACCCAAACCGGTCGCTCCTAAACCTGAAGCACCCAGACCTGCCATGGCTAAGCCGGCACCGGCACCGAAGGCGCAGAAAACGTCGGCACCTGCTGCACCAGAAGTGACGCAGAAAGCACCGGAAGAAACGCGGGACGCATCGGCATCTGAACCTGTAGCGAAACCGGAACCGGTGGTTGTTCCCAAAAAGAAAAAGAAGAAAAAGGTAAAAGGCGATGCCGCGAGCACGCCACTGGGCGATCGCGAAATTGTGGCTCCGCCCATTGTGACATTCATGGGTCATGTCGATCATGGTAAGACCTCCCTGCTGGATCGTATTCGTAATGCAAAAGTGGCTTCGGGAGAAGCGGGCGGTATTACACAGCATATCGGGGCGTACACCATTGAGTATAATGAACATCCGATTACTTTTCTGGACACACCGGGTCATGCGGCGTTTACAGCCATGCGTGCTCGAGGGGCGAACCTGACGGATATTGTGGTGCTGGTTGTTGCAGCGGATGACGGAGTGATGCCGCAGACGCGCGAAGCGATCCAGCATGCAAAGGCCGCAGGGGTGACGATTATTGTCGCACTGAATAAATGGGATCTCATCGGTGTTCAGCGGAACAAGGATCGCATTTTAACGCAGTTGCAGTCGGAAGGCCTGATGTGTGAGGAATGGGGGGGCGAAACAGCCGTCATTCCTGTGAGTGCGCATACCGGCGATGGCCTGGATGATTTGCTTGAACGTATGCTTCTTGAAGCGGAAATGCTGGAACTCCGCGCCGACCCGGGTAAATCAGGAGAAGGCTTTGTTGTGGAAGCGCAGATGGAGCCGGGTATGGGACCCACAGCGTCTCTGCTCGTTCGCGATGGAACCCTGTCGGTGGGGGATGCGATTGTTTGCGGAGCCAGCTGGGGCCGTATTAAATCGCTCATCAATGATCGCGGTATCCGTGTTCGCAAAGCGGGTCCTTCATCTGCGGTCAAATGTCTTGGACTGGTCAATGTGCCAGATGCCGGGGCCATGTTTGAAGTCTTTAAAAATGATAAGGATGCTCGACGCATCGCCGAAGAACGTCAGGCTCAGGAGCGTAAAGAAGATCTTACCCCGCAGAAATTGTCCATTGATGACTGGTTGGGGACAACGATAGACGGGACGAAGGAGCTGTCTGTTCTACTTAAAGCCGATGTGAAGGGATCGCTGGAAGCACTGATTTCTTCGCTGAGTGATATCAAGAGTGACAAAGTTAAGGTGAATTTTGTCCTTACCGGTGTGGGCAACGTATCCAATAATGATGTACTGCTGGCGAAAGCGTCTAATGCGGTCATTCTTGCGTTTAACGTCGGACAGGAAAACGGCGTGATGCGGTTGGCCAAACACGAGGGTGTTGAGATTCGCCAGTACAGCATTATTTACGAGATGATTGATGAAGTCCGCGATGTCATGGTGGGCATGCTGGATATGGAAAAACGCGAAATCATCATTGGTCACGCAAAAGTGCTCCAGATATTCAGCGTCGGGAAGCGAAGCCACGTAGCTGGCTGCATGTGTATTGACGGCCGGATTATTCCGTCTGCCCGTGTTCGTGTGAAACGTGACCGCGAAGCGATTTTTGAGGGCGTTATCGGCTCCCTGAAACGTTTCCAGAATGATGCGAATGAAGTGCGTGAAACGCAGGAATGCGGTATCCGGGTAGAGAGATTCAATGATTTCAGCGAAGGCGATATTCTTGAATTCTTTATCGTAGAAAAAATCGCACAGCAGCTGTAA
- the rbfA gene encoding 30S ribosome-binding factor RbfA yields the protein MAESSGDWRDIMGGFSRMERVDELLKRELAKDMVSILSREGFESVLVSVTKVKTSNDLRNASVWVSVFGSDELRNKVMGRIVHHRRDLQRMVGTHVRLKYTPLLSFKLDTSLEKGDRVLDLLSKMDEATDAAGDVPEQDKEEDFE from the coding sequence ATGGCTGAGTCATCCGGCGATTGGAGGGATATTATGGGTGGATTTAGTCGAATGGAGCGAGTGGACGAACTGCTAAAGCGGGAACTCGCTAAAGATATGGTCAGCATCCTTTCACGTGAAGGATTTGAATCTGTTCTTGTCAGTGTAACCAAGGTCAAAACCAGTAATGACTTGCGCAATGCTTCTGTCTGGGTAAGCGTGTTCGGTTCCGATGAGCTGCGGAATAAAGTGATGGGACGTATTGTTCACCATCGTCGTGATTTGCAACGGATGGTGGGGACACATGTGCGGTTGAAATATACACCGCTGCTGTCGTTTAAACTCGATACATCACTGGAAAAGGGCGATCGCGTTCTAGATTTGTTGTCAAAAATGGACGAAGCAACCGATGCAGCGGGCGACGTCCCGGAGCAGGATAAGGAAGAGGATTTCGAATGA
- a CDS encoding response regulator: protein MNEDELIVLACEQPVAEQIIDELRKCQMYSFHFVCSADVLIKYWEELSSDRRHQARLIVDYRLPGLGALDALRYLRRRWKWTGPSYVLASAYERQVHETELVHSGLSGVVEKPVSRKMLRQLFSQAETTGRVDSSLTDRPVILLAEDNATNQLISSIVIKTAGYKLIVAENGFEAVELAACQRVDMVLMDLDMPWMDGWEASRLIHESSPDVPIVAMTGCAKNQVMGRCRSVGIVDAIAKTLDVNQLHTLMDTYGCPAVTFVEKECKPDASAFLSSQMKSLMEPVMDIASVEQRYAANHGLFRVLLRNFEKEYIHTDSVIEQLIAQEQWVDARHQVHALIGVCGNLGARRLSELARELDTALRHEHREHVLRLRGSFAAAFRQLIAVISALIVLLEKEYGNAATERPQSESVIQGSADDYLSYMEALRAGLKTRQPKACQSIFTRWRGYKWTVIQQRQIDYIKECLSAYRFDEGLAVIETLSLNAG from the coding sequence GTGAATGAAGATGAGTTGATCGTCCTTGCATGCGAACAGCCTGTGGCCGAACAGATCATAGACGAGCTGCGTAAATGTCAGATGTATTCATTTCATTTTGTATGTTCCGCCGATGTATTAATTAAGTACTGGGAAGAGCTGTCTTCAGATCGCCGGCATCAGGCGCGTTTAATCGTGGATTACCGGCTGCCCGGACTGGGGGCATTGGATGCGCTGCGTTACCTTCGTCGCCGCTGGAAATGGACGGGGCCGAGCTATGTTTTGGCTTCGGCCTATGAACGGCAGGTGCATGAAACGGAATTGGTGCACTCCGGTTTATCGGGGGTGGTTGAAAAACCCGTGAGTCGCAAGATGCTGAGGCAGTTGTTTTCGCAGGCAGAAACGACGGGGCGGGTCGATTCGTCTTTGACGGACAGGCCGGTGATTCTGCTGGCGGAAGATAATGCAACCAATCAGTTGATTTCCTCGATTGTGATCAAAACGGCCGGGTATAAATTAATTGTGGCGGAGAACGGTTTTGAGGCGGTGGAACTGGCGGCCTGTCAGCGGGTCGATATGGTGTTAATGGATCTGGATATGCCGTGGATGGACGGATGGGAGGCGAGTCGTCTCATTCATGAGTCGTCTCCGGATGTACCCATTGTGGCTATGACCGGCTGTGCGAAAAACCAGGTTATGGGTCGATGCCGGTCGGTCGGAATCGTCGATGCGATTGCCAAGACGCTGGATGTTAACCAACTGCACACACTGATGGATACCTATGGATGTCCTGCCGTAACATTTGTTGAAAAAGAGTGCAAGCCGGATGCCTCGGCGTTCCTGTCATCGCAGATGAAATCGCTGATGGAGCCAGTGATGGATATTGCGAGTGTTGAGCAGCGTTACGCCGCCAATCATGGACTTTTTCGTGTACTGCTCCGAAATTTTGAAAAAGAATATATTCACACAGATTCAGTTATCGAACAGCTGATCGCACAGGAACAATGGGTGGATGCCAGGCATCAGGTACACGCCCTTATAGGTGTATGCGGCAATTTGGGAGCCCGGCGATTATCTGAGCTCGCCCGCGAACTGGATACCGCATTGCGCCACGAACACAGGGAGCATGTGCTGCGATTGCGAGGATCCTTCGCGGCCGCATTTCGTCAGTTGATTGCGGTAATTTCGGCTTTGATTGTCCTGCTTGAAAAGGAGTACGGGAACGCGGCGACCGAAAGGCCACAGAGCGAGTCGGTGATTCAGGGATCGGCTGATGATTATTTATCCTACATGGAAGCATTGCGTGCGGGGTTGAAAACGCGTCAGCCCAAGGCCTGTCAGAGTATATTCACCCGGTGGCGGGGATATAAATGGACGGTTATTCAGCAGCGACAGATTGATTATATCAAAGAGTGTTTATCGGCCTATCGTTTTGATGAGGGGTTGGCTGTGATTGAGACGCTTTCGTTAAATGCAGGGTAG
- the nusA gene encoding transcription termination/antitermination protein NusA has protein sequence MNSNLKAVIEYMERERGLDREVLICAVEQALASSARKSVTMAHEVRVEIDRRNFDIKAYAVKRVVAEVADDMEEIALADARKFKPDARIGDDLEIESTPSDLGRIAAQSARQAIAQRIRLAEKERVFDEYRDSEGELISGTVTRVDRRNVYVDLGRAEGVVPQRERISTEEYQPNEHLLFYVARVESSGSGTDIILSRSHPDFVRKLFEKEVAEINDGSVIIKGIAREAGVRSKVAVHSSEEKIDPIGACVGMRGIRVRSIIRELNGEKVDIIRWSDDIKTYVTNALAPAKLRRVTVNEASGIVNVVVDPDQYAITIGRSAINLRLSQKLTGWKLEVQKIAEETIKEPERFEDRVSRAVQALAKVNGIGHAYAELLVHNGFLTLEGILAAEPSDIAQIEGISDAQAIEIIEAAKKV, from the coding sequence ATGAATAGCAATTTAAAAGCGGTAATAGAATATATGGAAAGAGAACGCGGACTGGATCGGGAAGTCCTTATCTGCGCAGTGGAACAGGCCTTGGCGAGCTCCGCCCGAAAAAGCGTGACGATGGCGCATGAAGTACGTGTCGAGATCGACCGCAGGAATTTCGACATAAAAGCCTATGCCGTTAAACGGGTCGTGGCTGAAGTCGCGGATGACATGGAAGAAATTGCATTGGCCGATGCCCGGAAATTCAAGCCGGATGCACGCATTGGTGATGATTTAGAAATTGAAAGTACGCCGTCAGATCTGGGTCGCATTGCCGCACAGTCTGCGCGACAGGCTATCGCGCAACGTATTCGCTTAGCTGAAAAAGAACGGGTATTCGATGAGTATCGCGATTCAGAAGGGGAGCTCATTTCCGGCACGGTCACGCGGGTTGATCGTCGTAATGTCTACGTTGATCTGGGACGGGCCGAAGGCGTGGTTCCACAGCGCGAACGCATTTCTACGGAAGAATATCAGCCCAATGAGCACCTGCTGTTTTATGTTGCACGCGTAGAAAGCAGCGGCAGCGGTACGGACATCATTCTTTCCCGCAGTCATCCTGATTTTGTTCGGAAGCTTTTTGAAAAAGAAGTGGCCGAAATTAACGATGGGAGTGTCATTATTAAGGGCATTGCAAGAGAAGCCGGAGTGCGGTCCAAAGTGGCGGTGCATTCCAGTGAAGAGAAGATTGATCCTATTGGTGCCTGTGTCGGTATGCGGGGCATTCGTGTTCGCAGTATTATCCGGGAACTGAATGGCGAGAAAGTGGATATCATTCGTTGGAGCGATGATATTAAGACCTATGTAACCAATGCTTTGGCACCGGCTAAATTACGCAGGGTCACCGTCAATGAAGCATCCGGGATCGTCAACGTTGTGGTGGATCCTGATCAGTATGCCATAACGATCGGACGCAGTGCCATCAATCTCCGCTTGTCGCAGAAATTGACAGGGTGGAAGCTTGAGGTTCAGAAGATTGCAGAGGAAACGATTAAAGAACCGGAGCGATTTGAAGATAGAGTCAGTCGTGCGGTACAGGCATTAGCCAAAGTGAATGGTATTGGCCATGCCTATGCAGAACTGCTGGTTCATAACGGGTTTCTGACACTCGAAGGCATTCTTGCCGCAGAACCATCTGATATTGCTCAGATAGAGGGCATATCGGACGCGCAGGCGATTGAAATAATAGAGGCGGCTAAGAAGGTTTGA
- a CDS encoding hybrid sensor histidine kinase/response regulator — MQGRMGRFVMDRNRILVVEDVVSNIDVLLDALGDQYDVSVAIDGESALRTIEEVKPDIILLDIVMPGMDGYTICTKIKNNPETKEIPVIFLTALADEDDESRGLKLGAIDYIMKPYRPDIVRVRVANHLALRTVRKQLQQQNDHLGELVAERTRELAAANERFKAVDRARKSFLGVIEHELRTPANGILGIGQLALDCITDPVERAELSEIFEESSDRLLETIDNALNLGRFQSGETNVVVNDVDVASLIRVAIASVQPDAQEKNIDMIFQEHLADHIILRSDRNLLLQALTTFLRMNVLLTPCGSTVEIKGEKTEKEEAVILMIAHGVVLPDAHYESFFDEGSSVRNASPAEKMGLAIPLAAHIVRALDGEVVLSPYAGDGLLLRCAFRGECCESSLPQQNDC, encoded by the coding sequence ATGCAGGGTAGGATGGGTAGGTTTGTAATGGATCGCAATCGTATATTAGTCGTCGAAGATGTTGTTTCAAACATTGATGTTTTACTGGATGCATTGGGCGATCAGTACGACGTTAGTGTAGCCATTGATGGGGAAAGCGCCTTGCGGACTATTGAAGAGGTGAAGCCCGATATCATTTTATTAGACATCGTCATGCCGGGCATGGACGGGTATACCATCTGCACCAAAATTAAAAATAATCCTGAGACAAAAGAGATTCCCGTCATATTTTTGACGGCGCTGGCCGATGAAGATGATGAATCGCGAGGGTTAAAACTGGGGGCTATTGATTACATCATGAAACCCTATCGTCCTGATATCGTCCGGGTAAGAGTAGCGAATCATCTGGCCCTGCGCACGGTTCGAAAGCAACTGCAGCAGCAGAATGACCACTTGGGTGAACTGGTTGCAGAACGCACAAGGGAGCTGGCTGCTGCCAATGAACGTTTCAAAGCGGTGGACCGTGCGAGAAAATCGTTTCTAGGGGTTATTGAGCACGAGCTGCGCACGCCGGCCAACGGTATTCTCGGCATCGGACAGCTGGCATTGGACTGTATTACCGATCCTGTGGAACGTGCGGAGCTATCAGAGATTTTTGAGGAAAGCAGTGACCGGCTCCTTGAAACCATAGACAATGCGTTGAATCTGGGGCGTTTTCAGTCAGGTGAGACCAATGTTGTGGTCAATGATGTGGATGTGGCATCGTTGATACGGGTGGCGATTGCTTCGGTGCAGCCTGATGCACAGGAAAAAAATATCGACATGATTTTTCAGGAGCATCTGGCAGATCATATCATTTTGCGCAGTGACCGAAACTTGCTTTTACAGGCGCTGACGACCTTTTTACGCATGAATGTATTGCTGACACCCTGCGGTTCAACCGTGGAGATCAAGGGCGAAAAAACAGAAAAGGAAGAGGCGGTTATTCTGATGATTGCGCACGGGGTTGTTCTTCCGGATGCCCATTATGAGTCGTTTTTTGATGAGGGCAGTTCGGTTCGCAATGCGTCACCTGCAGAAAAGATGGGATTGGCTATACCTCTGGCGGCGCACATTGTGCGGGCACTGGACGGGGAAGTCGTTTTAAGTCCTTATGCGGGAGATGGTTTATTGCTTCGCTGTGCATTTAGGGGAGAATGCTGCGAGTCGTCACTGCCTCAACAAAATGATTGCTAA
- a CDS encoding replication-associated recombination protein A, whose amino-acid sequence MMDLFDMQSGEETPRRAIDRDRGPLAARMRPRNMNEFVGQSHILGKGKLLRRAIEADRVGSIILYGVPGCGKTSLAEIIANETSRYFERTSGVLANVSILRGLLNEAKHRKQFRGLETILFIDEIHRFNKSQQDVLLPYVEDGSITLIGATTHNPQFFINTPLVSRSQVFQLLPLSLEDIVSLLQHALSDERGFGAEHVRMDDEALYHIAQRCEGDARRALNALEIAALTSDFDETGHVHITLEAAEESLQKKMIRYDQGEDEHHDTISAFIKSVRGSDPDAAVYWLAKMIEAGEDPRFIARRMILLASEDVGNADPRALTIAVAAMQSVDFVGMPEGRIILSQAATYLATAPKSNAAYLAINEALEDIRTGRTLPVPDHLKSKPVIKPKEQYKYAHDYDGHIVDQVYVPTSKRYYRPVAAGYEETISRRLEYWRSFLGDKSKKI is encoded by the coding sequence ATGATGGATTTGTTTGATATGCAATCAGGGGAAGAAACGCCCCGGCGTGCCATTGATCGGGATCGCGGGCCGCTAGCGGCCCGGATGCGGCCGAGAAACATGAATGAATTCGTGGGGCAGTCGCATATTCTTGGAAAAGGAAAACTGCTGCGACGTGCCATTGAGGCCGATCGTGTGGGGAGCATCATTCTTTACGGAGTGCCCGGGTGCGGGAAAACATCCCTCGCAGAGATCATCGCCAACGAAACATCCCGCTATTTTGAACGCACCAGCGGTGTGCTGGCCAATGTATCTATTTTGCGGGGACTGCTGAATGAGGCCAAGCATCGCAAGCAGTTTCGCGGACTCGAAACCATTTTATTCATCGACGAAATTCACCGTTTCAATAAATCCCAGCAGGACGTATTGCTCCCCTATGTCGAGGATGGTTCCATTACCTTAATCGGGGCAACAACGCATAATCCACAGTTCTTTATTAATACCCCGCTGGTGTCGCGATCGCAGGTCTTTCAGCTGCTGCCGCTATCACTGGAAGACATTGTCTCTTTGCTTCAACATGCGTTATCTGATGAGCGAGGGTTCGGCGCGGAGCATGTGCGGATGGATGATGAGGCGCTGTATCATATCGCCCAACGGTGCGAAGGCGATGCCCGGCGAGCATTGAATGCTTTGGAAATCGCCGCCTTAACCAGTGATTTTGACGAAACGGGACATGTGCACATTACGTTGGAGGCGGCCGAGGAGTCGCTTCAGAAGAAGATGATTCGATATGATCAGGGGGAAGATGAACACCACGATACGATTTCGGCCTTTATTAAAAGCGTTCGCGGTTCTGACCCGGATGCTGCGGTGTACTGGCTGGCCAAGATGATCGAAGCAGGGGAGGATCCACGTTTTATTGCCCGCCGAATGATCCTTCTTGCGTCGGAGGATGTGGGTAATGCCGATCCCCGAGCGTTGACTATTGCCGTGGCGGCCATGCAGTCAGTAGATTTTGTCGGCATGCCGGAAGGCCGCATCATTTTATCCCAGGCGGCTACTTATCTGGCGACTGCTCCCAAGAGCAATGCGGCTTATCTGGCCATTAATGAAGCACTGGAAGATATCCGTACGGGGCGTACACTTCCTGTGCCGGATCACCTGAAAAGCAAGCCGGTGATCAAGCCGAAAGAGCAGTATAAATACGCGCACGATTACGACGGACATATCGTTGATCAGGTGTATGTCCCCACTTCAAAACGGTATTATCGACCTGTGGCAGCTGGCTATGAGGAGACCATCAGCCGCCGGCTGGAGTACTGGCGATCCTTCCTTGGTGATAAATCAAAAAAGATATGA